One window from the genome of Glycine soja cultivar W05 chromosome 12, ASM419377v2, whole genome shotgun sequence encodes:
- the LOC114380577 gene encoding SH3 domain-containing protein 2-like, translating to MDAIRKQASKLREQVARQQQAVLKQFGGGGYGGSDNVVTDGVELQLHQKLEKLYISTRAGKHYQRDIVRGVEGYIVTGSKQVEIGTKLSEDSRKYGAENTCTSGNTLSRAALSFARAHAQMEKERGNLLKALGTQVAEPLRAMVVGAPLEDARHLAQRYDRMRQEAEAQAIEVSKRQAKVREMPPSAENTMKLEAAEAKLQDLKTNMTILGKEAAAALAAVEAQQQRLTLQRIIAMVEAERAYHQIVLQILDQLEGEVTSERRQIETPPTPSLDNTMPPPPSYEEVNGVYASPTHNGSTDSMGYFLGEVLFPYSAVSEVELNLSVGDYVVVRKVTNSGWAEGECKGRAGWFPFSYIERRERVLASKVTEVF from the exons ATGGATGCTATCAGAAAGCAAGCCTCCAAGCTTCGAGAACAGGTCGCTCGCCAGCAGCAG GCTGTTCTGAAGCAGTTTGGGGGTGGCGGTTATGGAGGTTCAGATAATGTGGTTACTGATGGAGTGGAGCTCCAGCTACACCAGAAACTTGAGAAACTTTATATATCGACACGTGCGGGGAAG CATTATCAAAGGGATATTGTTCGTGGTGTAGAAGGTTATATTGTTACTGGATCCAAGCAAGTGGAAATAG GAACAAAGTTGTCAGAAGATAGCAGGAAATATGGTGCAGAAAATACATGTACCAGCGGTAATACACTGTCTAGAGCTGCACTAAGTTTTGCGCGAGCCCATGCTCAAATGGAGAAAGAGCGTGGAAACTTACTAAAAGCTCTTGGTACGCAG GTTGCAGAGCCATTAAGGGCAATGGTGGTGGGAGCTCCATTGGAGGATGCTCGGCATCTTGCTCAACGTTATGACAGAATGCGACAGGAAGCTGAAGCCCAG GCTATTGAAGTTTCTAAACGCCAGGCAAAAGTAAGAGAAATGCCACCCAGTGCAGAGAATACTATGAAATTAGAAGCAGCTGAAGCTAAGCTGCAAGATCTGAAGACAAACATGACCATACTGGGGAAGGAAGCAGCTGCAGCTTTGGCTGCTGTTGAAGCACAGCAACAGAGGTTAACTCTTCAGCGTATTATAGCTATG GTTGAAGCTGAGCGTGCCTATCATCAAATAGTCCTACAAATACTTGATCAGCTTGAGGGAGAA GTGACATCAGAACGACGACAAATTGAAACCCCTCCTACTCCTAGTCTGGATAACACCATGCCACCACCTCCGTCATATGAAGAAGTGAATGGTGTCTATGCTTCTCCGACACACAATGGATCAACAGACAGCATGGGTTACTTCTTGGGAGAG GTTTTATTTCCATATTCTGCTGTATCTGAAGTGGAGCTAAATCTATCAGTTGGCGATTATGTTGTTGTTCGAAAG GTGACAAACAGTGGATGGGCCGAGGGTGAATGCAAAGGCAGGGCAGGTTGGTTTCCGTTTAGTTACATTGAACGGAGGGAGCGGGTTCTTGCGAGCAAGGTGACTGaagttttttaa
- the LOC114380149 gene encoding squalene synthase-like: MGSLGAILKHPDDFYPLLKLKMAARNAEKQIPPEPHWAFCYTMLHKVSRSFALVIQQLGIELRNAVCIFYLVLRALDTVEDDTSIETDVKVPILIAFHRHIYDRDWHFSCGTKEYKVLMDQFHHVSTAFLELGKNYQEAIEDITKRMGAGMAKFICKEVETIDDYDEYCHYVAGLVGLGLSKLFHASGSEDLAPDDLSNSMGLFLQKTNIIRDYLEDINEIPKSRMFWPRQIWSEYVNKLEDLKYEENSVKAVQCLNDMVTNALMHAEDCLKYMAALRDPPIFRFCAIPQIMAIGTLALCYNNIEVFRGVVKMRRGLTAKVIDRTKTMADVYGAFFDFASMLEPKVDKNDPNATKTLSRLEAIQKTCRESGLLSKRKSYIVNDESGYGSTMIVILVIMVSIIFAYLSANHHNS; this comes from the exons ATGGGAAGTTTGGGAGCGATTCTGAAACATCCAGATGACTTTTACCCTCTACTGAAGCTGAAAATGGCGGCGAGGAACGCCGAGAAGCAGATCCCGCCGGAGCCGCACTGGGCGTTCTGCTACACAATGCTCCACAAGGTTTCTCGAAGTTTCGCCCTCGTCATTCAGCAACTCGGCATCGAGCTTCGCAACGCC gttTGCATATTTTATTTGGTTCTGCGAGCTCTCGACACCGTTG AGGATGATACTAGCATAGAAACAGATGTCAAGGTGCCAATACTGATAGCCTTTCACCGTCATATTTATGATCGTGATTGGCACTTTTCAT GTGGCACAAAGGAGTACAAAGTTCTAATGGACCAGTTTCATCATGTTTCAACTGCTTTTCTGGAACTTGGAAAGAA CTACCAGGAAGCAATTGAGGACATTACCAAAAGAATGGGTGCTGGAATGGCCAAATTTATTTGCAAGGAG gtaGAAACAATTGATGACTATGATGAATATTGTCACTATGTGGCAGGACTTGTTGGGCTGGGTTTATCAAAGCTTTTCCATGCGTCTGGTTCAGAAGATCTGGCTCCAGATGACCTTTCCAATTCAATGGGCTTGTTTCTACAG AAAACAAACATTATTCGAGATTATCTGGAAGACATCAATGAGATCCCCAAGTCACGCATGTTTTGGCCACGACAGATTTGGAGTGAATATGTTAACAAACTTGAG GATTTGAAATATGAGGAGAACTCTGTTAAGGCAGTGCAATGCTTAAATGACATGGTCACTAATGCTCTGATGCATGCTGAAGATTGCTTAAAATACATGGCTGCTTTACGTGACCCGCCTATATTTCGCTTTTGTGCTATACCCCAG ATAATGGCAATTGGAACACTTGCATTATGCTACAACAACATTGAGGTCTTCAGAGGTGTAGTTAAAATGAGGCGAG GTTTAACTGCCAAAGTGATTGACCGAACAAAGACTATGGCTGATGTCTACGGTGCTTTTTTTGATTTTGCTTCTATGTTAGAGCCCAAG GTTGACAAAAACGATCCCAATGCAACAAAAACATTGAGCAGGCTGGAAGCTATACAGAAAACTTGCAGAGAATCTGGTCTCTTAAGTAAAAG GAAATCTTACATTGTGAATGATGAAAGTGGATATGGCTCAACCATG ATTGTCATATTGGTCATCATGGTTTCCATCATTTTTGCTTATCTGTCTGCTAACCACCATAATAGCTAG
- the LOC114380268 gene encoding uncharacterized protein LOC114380268 encodes MVSLLNPEAPEYLPSHNHKLQQQQQQLQPLACPTSLFPHHGHFSVFSLFPSRHPNPFFYYPTLTLPPPPSIPLALEAHQQTRFHNIKNDSDSNPVEAHAVHQKKDQVVLAEPKTGGGSIGLVKKQALNAYINGRRSAESWRQKSYPPRKKVEENGQRKNVDFLRNRKVFRQPDDEQPFRGFPKRNRFNLSLPVRDGETTVMIRNIPSKYTRELLVDFLEDHCLKVNRGDKEAAFKGKDEEPIGLAFDFVYLPIDFKTRMNKGYAFVNFTQPQAARKFLKTASNLKWELFQSNKIRDVVSARLQGKEQLEEHFATMNFPYESEDVLPVSFSPPCDGVNKGEQRTIGNLTKRQHV; translated from the exons ATGGTTTCTCTATTAAATCCAGAAGCACCGGAATATCTACCAAGCCACAACCACAAGCTtcagcaacagcaacaacaactgCAACCCCTTGCTTGTCCCACTTCCTTATTTCCTCATCACGGCCACTTCTCAGTGTTCTCTTTATTTCCCTCACGACATCCTAACCCTTTCTTTTATTATCCCACTTTAacacttccaccaccaccttccATTCCATTAGCGCTAGAAGCTCATCAACAAACTCGTTttcataacataaaaaatgattctGATTCTAACCCCGTTGAAGCACATGCAGTGCACCAGAAGAAGGATCAAGTGGTACTAGCCGAACCCAAAACTGGTGGTGGTTCGATAGGACTTGTAAAGAAGCAAGCTTTGAATGCTTACATTAATGGCCGCCGTTCTGCTGAGAGTTGGAGACAGAAGAGTTACCCACCGAGAAAGAAGGTGGAAGAAAATGGTCAACGCAAAAATGTTGACTTTTTGAGGAACCGAAAGGTTTTTAGGCAACCAGATGATGAACAACCCTTCAGGGGTTTTCCCAAGAGGAATCGTTTTAATCTCTCGTTGCCAGTTAGGGATGGCGAAACCACTGTAATGATCAGAAATATTCCCAGCAAATACAC CCGAGAATTGCTGGTGGATTTTCTAGAAGATCATTGTCTGAAGGTGAATCGTGGAGATAAAGAGGCAGCTTTCAAGGGGAAAGACGAAGAacccattggtttagcttttgATTTCGTTTATTTGCCCATTGATTTCAA AACTAGGATGAACAAGGGTTACGCTTTTGTGAACTTCACTCAGCCCCAGGCAGCTCGGAAGTTTCTTAAGACAGCCTCCAATTTGAAATGGGAGTTGTTCCAGTCTAACAAGATACGTGATGTGGTTTCTGCACGTttgcaa GGGAAGGAACAATTGGAGGAACACTTCGCAACTATGAACTTTCCATATGAGTCCGAGGACGTTCTGCCGGTGTCCTTTAGCCCACCTTGTGATGGTGTAAACAAGGGAGAGCAAAGGACTATAGGGAATCTTACGAAGCGTCAACATGTTTGA